One Nocardia iowensis DNA window includes the following coding sequences:
- a CDS encoding cupin domain-containing protein, translating to MTTALAPHPLQARHIVVGAKAADFAAIRDLVTSETPILHESHSDDLSQVVVKPWGHESRVYADPVYDLWHLCIVDGAETSMHAHLRKTTELLCLSGSGVFDTLGGSYEVTAGTVMTIGPGAFHRTRSTSAELHLIEVEHPRNKFDLLRLGDRYDRSKTTYESKVTSAGESKLKELRQVPHTQLRRISTAGKFEFTLRTGMDIFYTPRPNELFYVPTGFEAFISRHPVLPVVPGVKTPVLTDQTYLAISAR from the coding sequence ATGACCACCGCCCTGGCACCACATCCGCTGCAGGCCAGACATATCGTCGTCGGCGCCAAGGCCGCCGATTTCGCCGCCATCCGCGATCTGGTCACCAGCGAGACCCCGATCCTGCACGAGTCGCACAGCGACGACCTGTCCCAGGTCGTCGTGAAGCCGTGGGGCCATGAGTCCCGCGTCTACGCCGATCCGGTCTACGACCTGTGGCATCTGTGCATCGTCGACGGCGCCGAAACGTCCATGCACGCGCACCTGCGCAAGACCACCGAGCTGTTGTGCCTGTCCGGTAGCGGCGTGTTCGACACCTTGGGTGGGTCCTACGAGGTCACGGCGGGGACGGTGATGACGATCGGGCCGGGAGCGTTCCACCGAACCCGTTCCACGTCTGCGGAATTGCATCTGATCGAGGTCGAGCACCCGCGCAACAAGTTCGATCTGCTCCGGCTCGGCGACCGATACGACCGATCGAAGACCACCTACGAGTCCAAGGTCACCAGCGCCGGGGAATCGAAACTGAAAGAGCTCCGCCAGGTTCCGCACACCCAGCTGCGCCGGATCAGTACCGCGGGGAAGTTCGAGTTCACCCTGCGCACCGGCATGGACATCTTCTACACCCCACGACCGAACGAATTGTTCTACGTCCCCACCGGATTCGAGGCGTTCATTTCCCGCCATCCGGTGCTGCCCGTGGTGCCCGGAGTCAAGACGCCGGTGCTCACCGACCAAACGTACCTGGCGATCTCCGCCCGGTAA
- a CDS encoding DJ-1/PfpI family protein, with amino-acid sequence MPRAVIITAQGFQDHDVIYTWYRCREENWDVDIATKDGRPVIGKYGTPLPMDKTAGPLVSFDDLDVDEYDAVLLTGGHEAPDRVRQDKRATGFVADMAATGKVVAGLCHGPWIMVSAGVLHGRRACAYIGLRDDVINAGADVVDADVIVDGNIITCSYYAYVGRFMQAVFETTKKLAAA; translated from the coding sequence ATGCCACGCGCAGTCATCATCACCGCCCAGGGGTTCCAGGACCACGACGTCATCTACACCTGGTATCGCTGCCGAGAAGAGAACTGGGACGTCGACATTGCCACCAAGGACGGCCGACCCGTCATCGGCAAGTACGGCACGCCCCTGCCGATGGACAAGACCGCCGGACCGCTGGTGTCCTTCGACGACCTCGATGTCGACGAATACGACGCGGTGCTGCTCACCGGCGGCCACGAAGCCCCCGACCGGGTGCGGCAGGACAAGCGCGCGACCGGGTTCGTCGCCGACATGGCCGCGACGGGCAAGGTGGTCGCCGGGCTGTGCCATGGGCCCTGGATCATGGTGAGCGCGGGAGTCCTGCACGGCCGCAGGGCCTGCGCCTACATCGGATTGCGGGATGACGTGATCAATGCGGGCGCCGATGTCGTCGATGCCGACGTCATTGTCGACGGCAACATCATCACCTGCTCGTACTACGCCTACGTCGGCAGGTTCATGCAGGCGGTGTTCGAGACCACCAAGAAATTGGCGGCCGCGTGA
- a CDS encoding HAD family hydrolase has product MNPAPRLLLLDFDGVIADSVDECAAVTWFADQEPSQLSLRQQFEAIPPTFVDRFHQLRPFSRTLDDFFVAKAAPDEPVTSQAEFDRLKTAISDAERSDFVAAATAVRHRWRATRRGEWLGAHTVFDGVASTLRRYSGNVYVITAKDAESSIEILEYFGLDKHVAGVIGDVSDKALAARCLCLGRGVSTEEALFIDDNLTNVARVQSAGVPSRWARWGWTTAEHESAAVAQGLVAMELAELATL; this is encoded by the coding sequence GTGAACCCCGCGCCGCGCCTGTTGCTGCTGGACTTCGACGGAGTCATCGCTGACTCGGTCGACGAATGTGCCGCCGTCACCTGGTTCGCGGACCAGGAGCCGTCACAGCTGTCGCTGCGGCAGCAATTCGAGGCCATCCCGCCGACGTTCGTCGACCGGTTCCACCAGCTACGCCCGTTCAGCCGGACCTTGGACGACTTCTTCGTCGCCAAGGCCGCGCCGGACGAGCCGGTCACCAGTCAGGCGGAGTTCGACCGCTTGAAGACCGCGATTTCGGATGCCGAGCGCAGTGACTTCGTCGCCGCGGCCACCGCGGTGCGGCACCGTTGGCGAGCTACCCGCCGTGGCGAGTGGCTCGGCGCGCACACCGTCTTCGACGGCGTCGCGAGCACGTTGCGGCGCTACTCCGGCAACGTGTACGTCATCACGGCCAAGGACGCCGAATCGAGCATCGAGATTCTCGAGTATTTCGGCTTGGACAAACATGTCGCCGGCGTCATCGGCGACGTCAGCGACAAGGCGCTCGCGGCGCGGTGCCTGTGCCTGGGCCGTGGTGTGTCGACGGAGGAGGCGTTGTTCATCGACGACAACCTGACCAATGTCGCCCGGGTTCAGTCGGCAGGTGTGCCGAGCCGGTGGGCCCGGTGGGGCTGGACCACCGCCGAGCACGAATCCGCCGCGGTCGCACAGGGACTCGTTGCGATGGAGCTGGCGGAATTGGCCACGCTATGA
- a CDS encoding LysR family transcriptional regulator — protein MTVDKPPALDVLRTFLAVYRTGTFTGAAKLLAVTQPTVTNHIGALERQLGRELFERTAVGVTPTAYAHEMAAAFGDQLDQIDRFFLDEIAEAGIVRTIHLGGPAEFTTSCLIPALAPYGDQLPRIEMEFGDFAELIAALTSGRLDLVVSTLRPRDEAVLARPIADEEFWLVCAPQLAPAILDLDSIRQLPVVTYHRSLPIVRRYWTTIFGELPDLRLRAVLPNLFALQAAVVHGLGMSVLPSYLVHDQVAAGNLVRLDTTDIAPLNTLYLAARTADLNRRSGLRNAAALIVEAVKKHQNAITPKSVGYGDNRGNRSGR, from the coding sequence ATGACAGTGGACAAGCCACCGGCCTTGGATGTGCTGCGGACGTTCCTCGCGGTCTACCGGACCGGAACGTTCACCGGCGCCGCCAAACTCCTCGCGGTTACCCAGCCCACCGTCACCAACCACATCGGTGCGCTCGAACGCCAGCTCGGAAGGGAGCTGTTCGAACGCACCGCCGTCGGCGTGACCCCCACCGCCTACGCGCACGAGATGGCCGCCGCGTTCGGTGACCAGCTCGACCAGATCGACCGGTTCTTCCTCGACGAGATCGCCGAGGCCGGAATCGTACGGACGATTCATCTCGGCGGACCCGCCGAGTTCACCACGAGTTGCCTGATCCCGGCGCTGGCGCCGTACGGCGACCAGCTGCCCCGCATCGAGATGGAATTCGGCGATTTCGCCGAGCTCATCGCCGCCCTCACCAGCGGTCGGCTCGACCTGGTGGTCTCGACGCTTCGTCCGCGCGACGAGGCCGTGCTGGCCCGGCCGATCGCCGATGAGGAATTCTGGCTGGTGTGCGCCCCGCAACTGGCGCCGGCCATCCTGGATCTGGACAGTATCCGGCAGCTGCCGGTGGTGACCTACCATCGCAGTCTGCCGATTGTGCGCCGCTATTGGACGACCATTTTCGGTGAGCTGCCGGATCTGCGGTTGCGGGCTGTCCTGCCGAACCTTTTCGCGTTGCAGGCCGCGGTCGTGCACGGCCTCGGAATGAGTGTGCTGCCGAGCTATCTGGTGCACGACCAGGTGGCCGCCGGAAATCTGGTCCGGCTCGACACCACCGACATCGCACCGTTGAACACGTTGTACCTCGCCGCCCGGACGGCCGATCTCAACCGGAGATCCGGACTGCGCAACGCGGCGGCGCTGATCGTCGAGGCCGTGAAGAAGCACCAGAACGCCATTACCCCGAAGTCGGTCGGTTACGGCGACAATCGGGGGAACCGAAGCGGTCGATGA
- a CDS encoding type 1 glutamine amidotransferase domain-containing protein produces MSTKRVLFFLTSHDDLGGIRKTGFYVHEAARPWKILTEAGYTVDLASVQGGVPPQDGRDPDDPGQEEFFADPRIAAQLADTKTPADYDPADYEAVVYVGGHGTMFDFPGNAALAEFSAKVYENGGVVAAVCHGPAGLLDIKLSEGDYLVSGKKLTSFTNEEEAAVGLTDVVPLLLETALTERGAIHQPAANFTDNVVVDGRLVTGQNPASANSFGEAIVKALANR; encoded by the coding sequence ATGAGCACCAAACGCGTTCTGTTCTTCCTGACCAGCCACGACGATCTCGGCGGAATTCGCAAGACCGGCTTCTACGTCCACGAGGCCGCGCGCCCGTGGAAGATACTGACCGAAGCCGGATATACCGTCGACCTCGCCTCGGTGCAGGGCGGGGTGCCGCCGCAGGACGGTCGCGACCCCGACGATCCCGGCCAGGAGGAATTCTTCGCCGACCCGCGCATCGCGGCACAACTCGCCGACACGAAGACCCCTGCCGACTACGACCCGGCCGACTACGAGGCCGTCGTCTACGTCGGCGGCCACGGCACCATGTTCGACTTCCCGGGCAACGCGGCGCTGGCCGAGTTCTCGGCCAAGGTTTATGAAAACGGTGGTGTTGTCGCCGCGGTGTGTCACGGTCCCGCCGGACTGCTCGACATCAAGCTTTCCGAAGGTGACTACCTCGTCTCGGGTAAGAAGCTGACCAGCTTCACCAACGAGGAGGAAGCCGCCGTCGGCCTGACCGATGTCGTTCCGCTCCTGTTGGAAACCGCACTCACCGAGCGCGGCGCCATCCACCAGCCGGCCGCCAACTTCACCGACAACGTCGTCGTGGACGGCCGCCTGGTAACCGGTCAGAATCCCGCCTCCGCCAATAGTTTCGGTGAGGCGATCGTCAAGGCGCTGGCGAATCGCTGA
- a CDS encoding glycine betaine ABC transporter substrate-binding protein, which translates to MKTSRVQLVTLLCALVVTMPTLAGCGLVSSSGTFHDARLPDGAQPLDGAKLVVTSKSFTEGVLLGKITATYLAAAGAEVKDLTGAPGSASSRQAQLNGDADVLWEYTGTGWVNYHNQTETITDPTELWQRVHDLEQRDHNLEWLPPANFNDTYAFGASTPNAERLRVRSLSDVAALPVPDRTFCVDDEFFSRSDGFIPMLLKYGIPYNDPNGVPSGNVTRMDAGVVYTATAKGAPCNFGMIYTTDGRVKNLNLVVLDDDKKFFLPYSGTAVVRGAVIDRHPSIRPLLGTISDHLTDELMQDLNGRVDIDGEDPADVAYDWLKSEKLIE; encoded by the coding sequence ATGAAAACGTCACGCGTCCAACTGGTCACGCTGCTGTGCGCCCTCGTCGTGACAATGCCGACGCTGGCCGGGTGCGGTCTGGTCAGCTCATCCGGAACATTTCACGACGCGCGTCTGCCGGATGGTGCACAGCCACTGGACGGCGCGAAGCTGGTCGTCACCTCGAAGAGCTTCACCGAGGGCGTGCTGCTTGGCAAGATCACCGCAACGTACCTGGCCGCGGCAGGCGCCGAGGTGAAAGACCTGACCGGCGCACCGGGTTCCGCATCGTCTCGACAGGCCCAACTCAACGGCGACGCCGACGTGCTCTGGGAGTACACCGGCACCGGCTGGGTCAACTACCACAACCAGACCGAGACGATCACGGACCCGACCGAACTCTGGCAGCGCGTCCACGACCTCGAACAGCGCGACCACAATCTGGAGTGGCTGCCGCCCGCCAACTTCAACGACACCTACGCATTCGGCGCGTCGACGCCGAATGCCGAACGCCTGCGCGTGCGCTCACTCTCCGACGTGGCGGCGCTGCCGGTCCCCGACCGGACATTCTGCGTCGACGACGAATTCTTCAGCCGCTCCGATGGTTTCATTCCGATGCTGCTGAAATATGGGATCCCCTACAACGATCCGAATGGCGTCCCCTCCGGTAACGTCACTCGAATGGATGCCGGGGTCGTCTATACCGCGACGGCCAAGGGCGCCCCCTGTAATTTCGGCATGATCTACACCACCGACGGTCGAGTCAAAAACCTGAACCTCGTCGTCCTCGATGACGACAAGAAATTCTTCCTGCCCTACAGCGGCACGGCGGTCGTACGCGGCGCCGTCATCGACCGCCACCCCTCGATACGGCCGCTGCTCGGGACTATCTCCGACCACCTCACCGATGAGCTGATGCAGGACCTCAACGGTCGCGTCGACATCGATGGCGAGGACCCCGCCGATGTCGCCTACGACTGGCTGAAGAGCGAAAAGCTCATCGAGTAG
- a CDS encoding ABC transporter permease, giving the protein MNRLRRIPIDVWFEPIIIGVLGVGYALWYRSATFTPTEQASLGWANLQTTILEHVKLTVVATLIVVVVAIPLGIALTRPALKRLEPIAVNFANIGQAAPAVGLLVLFTFWLGTGFRTAIVGLVVYAILPILQNTIVGLRQVDQRTIEASRGIGFSGARTLFQVELPLAVPVILNGVRTALVILVGTATLSTFIGATSLGTLITTGVTLFLPKLLISGAILVGLLALIIDWLGRLVELAATPRGIS; this is encoded by the coding sequence GTGAATCGGCTGCGCCGCATCCCGATCGACGTGTGGTTCGAGCCGATCATCATCGGTGTCCTGGGTGTCGGATACGCCCTCTGGTATCGGTCGGCGACGTTCACGCCCACCGAGCAGGCGTCGCTGGGTTGGGCCAACTTGCAGACCACGATCCTCGAACACGTCAAGCTGACCGTGGTGGCCACGCTGATCGTGGTCGTCGTCGCTATTCCGCTCGGCATCGCACTCACCCGTCCCGCGTTGAAGCGGCTCGAGCCGATCGCCGTCAATTTCGCCAATATCGGCCAGGCCGCGCCCGCCGTCGGCCTGCTCGTGCTGTTCACCTTCTGGTTGGGCACCGGATTCCGCACGGCGATCGTCGGTCTCGTCGTGTACGCGATCCTGCCGATCCTGCAGAACACCATCGTCGGGCTGCGTCAGGTGGATCAGCGCACGATCGAGGCGTCGCGCGGCATCGGCTTCTCCGGTGCCAGAACGCTGTTCCAGGTCGAGCTGCCGCTCGCGGTGCCGGTGATCCTCAACGGCGTGCGCACCGCGCTGGTCATTCTGGTGGGTACCGCGACGCTGAGCACCTTCATCGGCGCGACCAGCCTCGGCACGCTGATCACCACCGGTGTCACCCTCTTCCTGCCCAAGCTGCTCATCTCCGGTGCGATCCTCGTCGGGCTGCTCGCATTGATCATCGACTGGCTCGGCAGGCTCGTCGAACTCGCCGCGACGCCGCGAGGCATCTCATGA
- a CDS encoding ATP-binding cassette domain-containing protein, with protein MTDAVTSQPAPERNVTGAPIHLDSVVKRYRGQDKPAVERLDLEIEAGDIVAFVGPSGCGKTTTLKMINRLIEPTEGRIFIGGRDVTREDPDKLRQSIGYVIQSGGLFPHWSVAKNVGAIPRVLGWDKKRIADRTEYLLDLVGLDPATFADRLPKDMSGGQQQRVGVARALAADPPVLLMDEPFGAVDPITRVRLQDSLIAIQHELGKTIVIVTHDFEEATKLGDKVLILSEGGHVEQYARPEEILTDPATPFVEEFVGSGAKLAYLTVSRVRDVAYDKVITARVGEPARPVIERAKAAGHTWVVVVDEAGRPRSWPSLAEVATKPEVSDFLDRRLPVVARSSTLNDALDAMLAASQGAALVTDGRGAVVGSLSIGSVTETIQTKLADVRSEEADLSYETYVDGTDPAPTPVVAADDEPGSAGPS; from the coding sequence ATGACCGATGCTGTGACCAGTCAGCCCGCTCCGGAGCGCAATGTGACCGGTGCGCCTATCCACCTGGATTCGGTCGTCAAACGCTATCGGGGCCAGGACAAGCCCGCCGTCGAGCGTCTCGACCTGGAGATCGAAGCAGGCGATATCGTCGCGTTCGTCGGCCCGTCCGGCTGCGGCAAGACGACCACCCTGAAAATGATCAACCGGCTGATCGAGCCGACCGAAGGCCGGATCTTCATCGGCGGTCGCGACGTCACCAGGGAGGATCCCGACAAGCTGCGGCAGTCGATCGGGTACGTCATCCAGTCCGGCGGACTTTTCCCGCACTGGTCGGTTGCCAAGAACGTCGGTGCCATTCCCCGAGTGCTCGGGTGGGACAAGAAGCGGATCGCCGACCGCACCGAGTACCTGCTCGACCTGGTCGGCCTGGACCCGGCAACCTTCGCCGACCGACTGCCGAAGGACATGTCCGGTGGACAACAGCAGCGGGTCGGCGTCGCCCGCGCGCTCGCGGCGGACCCGCCGGTGCTGCTGATGGACGAGCCGTTCGGCGCGGTCGATCCGATCACCCGGGTTCGGTTGCAGGACAGCCTGATCGCGATCCAGCACGAACTCGGCAAGACCATCGTCATCGTCACGCACGACTTCGAGGAGGCCACCAAGCTCGGCGACAAGGTGCTCATCCTGTCCGAGGGCGGTCACGTCGAGCAGTACGCGCGCCCGGAGGAAATCCTCACCGACCCGGCAACGCCGTTCGTGGAGGAGTTCGTCGGTTCCGGCGCGAAGCTGGCGTATCTGACCGTGTCACGGGTGCGTGACGTCGCTTACGACAAGGTGATCACCGCGCGGGTCGGTGAGCCGGCGCGGCCGGTGATCGAACGTGCGAAGGCCGCCGGACACACCTGGGTCGTCGTCGTAGACGAGGCCGGGCGGCCGCGATCGTGGCCCTCCCTCGCGGAAGTGGCGACCAAACCGGAGGTCTCGGACTTCCTCGATCGGCGATTGCCCGTCGTCGCGCGGTCCTCCACCCTCAACGACGCGCTCGACGCCATGCTCGCGGCCAGCCAAGGCGCCGCCCTCGTCACCGATGGCCGCGGCGCGGTCGTCGGCTCGCTCAGCATCGGTTCGGTGACCGAGACGATCCAGACCAAGCTCGCCGACGTGCGCTCCGAAGAGGCGGACCTGTCGTACGAAACGTACGTCGACGGCACCGATCCGGCACCGACGCCGGTGGTCGCCGCCGACGACGAACCCGGATCGGCCGGGCCGTCGTGA
- a CDS encoding ABC transporter permease: MNLWSYIRGRGEFLAFLTYQHASLAFQTVLVGTVAAVLIAVAVYRLPLLAALSLTSSRVALTIPSLALLALLLVPFGLGVVPSFIMLAFFAALPVIGNAIVGLRSVPASIVESARGIGFSRWRILLTVELPIAWPVILTGIRVSTQMIVGVGAIVAYVLGPGLGSLIFNGLSRLGGANALEMALTGTILIVLIALVFDALLVLLGRLTIAKGLS, translated from the coding sequence GTGAACTTATGGAGCTACATCCGTGGACGTGGAGAATTTCTGGCGTTTCTCACGTATCAACATGCCTCCCTGGCGTTTCAGACGGTCTTGGTCGGAACTGTTGCCGCTGTCCTCATCGCCGTCGCGGTATATAGGCTCCCGCTGTTGGCCGCACTCTCGCTGACCTCGAGCCGGGTCGCGCTGACGATTCCCTCGCTGGCGCTGTTGGCGTTGCTGCTGGTCCCCTTCGGACTCGGCGTGGTCCCGTCCTTCATCATGCTGGCGTTCTTCGCGGCGTTGCCGGTGATCGGCAACGCGATCGTCGGGTTGCGGTCGGTGCCCGCCTCGATTGTCGAATCCGCCCGCGGCATCGGCTTTTCCCGATGGCGCATTCTGCTCACCGTCGAATTGCCGATTGCCTGGCCGGTGATCCTCACCGGCATCCGGGTGTCCACGCAGATGATTGTCGGCGTCGGCGCCATCGTCGCCTATGTGCTCGGCCCCGGTCTCGGATCGCTGATCTTCAACGGTCTTTCCCGACTCGGTGGCGCCAACGCCCTCGAAATGGCGCTGACCGGCACCATCCTCATCGTCCTCATCGCGTTGGTGTTCGACGCGCTGCTCGTACTGCTCGGCCGGCTCACGATCGCAAAGGGACTGTCATGA
- a CDS encoding TauD/TfdA dioxygenase family protein, with amino-acid sequence MSVDYTGESGAGVRVVKLGAHIGARIEGVRLGGELDGETVAAIRAALHEHKVIFFRGQHQLTEDGQYEFAQLLGSPTTPHPTVTSAGVKSLAIDSRHSRANTWHTDVTFVDRVPKASILRAVALPSYGGSTTWASTVAAYNSLPEPLQRLAESLRARHTNQYDYAADAEDHPDENTRAYRREFESKYFETEHPVVHVHPETGERALLLGCFVKQIVGLPSNESQALFRLFQDRVTRLEHTTRWNWSLGDVAIWDNHATQHYAIDDYDGSEHRRLTRITLAGNVPVGVDGASSTVIAGNAEYYSPVDTRTRAA; translated from the coding sequence ATGTCTGTCGATTACACAGGTGAGAGCGGGGCCGGTGTGCGGGTGGTCAAGCTCGGGGCGCACATTGGTGCGCGGATCGAGGGGGTCCGGCTGGGTGGGGAGTTGGACGGGGAGACTGTTGCCGCCATCCGTGCGGCACTGCACGAGCACAAGGTGATCTTTTTTCGCGGGCAGCATCAGTTGACGGAGGACGGGCAGTACGAATTCGCGCAGCTGCTCGGCAGTCCGACTACCCCGCACCCGACTGTCACCTCGGCGGGGGTGAAGAGCTTGGCGATCGATTCCCGGCACAGTCGGGCCAATACGTGGCACACCGATGTCACCTTCGTCGATCGGGTTCCGAAGGCATCGATCCTGCGCGCGGTCGCGCTGCCCAGCTACGGCGGCTCGACCACCTGGGCCTCGACCGTCGCCGCGTACAACTCGCTGCCGGAACCGCTGCAGCGGCTGGCCGAGAGTCTGCGCGCGCGCCACACCAACCAGTACGACTACGCCGCCGACGCGGAGGACCACCCAGACGAGAACACCAGGGCCTACCGTCGTGAGTTCGAGTCCAAGTATTTCGAGACCGAACACCCTGTGGTCCATGTGCACCCGGAGACCGGCGAGCGTGCCCTGTTGCTGGGGTGCTTCGTGAAGCAGATCGTCGGCCTGCCGAGCAACGAGTCGCAGGCGCTGTTCCGGCTGTTCCAGGACCGGGTGACGCGCTTGGAACACACCACCCGCTGGAATTGGTCCCTCGGTGACGTCGCCATCTGGGACAACCACGCCACGCAGCACTACGCCATCGATGACTACGACGGCAGCGAGCACCGCAGGCTGACCCGCATCACGCTGGCCGGCAACGTTCCGGTCGGCGTCGACGGCGCGTCGAGCACCGTGATCGCGGGCAACGCCGAGTACTACTCGCCTGTCGACACCCGGACGCGAGCGGCATAA
- a CDS encoding cation diffusion facilitator family transporter, with amino-acid sequence MSTGGSSTTAILAALAANAGITLAKFVGAALTGSSSMLAEAMHSLADTANEGLLLLGKRRAAHPPDAVHQFGYGRNRYFYSFVVALVLFTMGSLFAIDEGITKIRRPEELSSPVVAIAILLIAMVLETFSLLTARRESQPLKGRGSWWQFIRTSRNPELPVVLLEDSGALVGLAFAFTGVGLTVLTGDPRWDGVGTLAIGILLGAIAVILIVEMKSLLIGEGATPDEDRAIRANLVDGTHIDRVIHLRTEYLAPDELLIAAKVAIRPDLTINNLATAIDAAEARVRAAVPTANVIYLEPDLYRPNPEPA; translated from the coding sequence ATGTCCACGGGTGGCAGCAGTACCACAGCAATCCTCGCCGCATTGGCGGCCAACGCCGGGATCACGCTCGCGAAATTCGTCGGCGCGGCGCTGACGGGGTCGTCGTCCATGCTGGCCGAGGCCATGCATTCGCTGGCCGACACCGCGAACGAAGGTCTGTTGCTGTTGGGTAAGCGCCGTGCCGCGCATCCCCCGGACGCGGTGCACCAGTTCGGTTACGGCCGCAATCGCTACTTCTACTCGTTTGTGGTCGCGTTGGTGCTGTTCACCATGGGCTCGCTGTTCGCCATCGATGAGGGCATCACCAAGATCCGCCGCCCCGAGGAGCTCAGCTCACCGGTGGTCGCGATCGCCATTCTGCTCATCGCGATGGTGTTGGAGACCTTCAGTCTGCTCACCGCGCGGCGCGAATCCCAGCCGCTCAAGGGACGCGGGAGCTGGTGGCAGTTCATCCGTACCTCGCGCAATCCCGAACTGCCGGTGGTGCTGCTGGAAGACAGCGGGGCGCTGGTCGGTCTCGCGTTCGCCTTCACCGGTGTCGGATTGACCGTGCTGACCGGGGACCCACGCTGGGACGGCGTCGGCACGCTGGCGATCGGCATCCTGCTCGGCGCCATCGCCGTAATCCTCATCGTGGAGATGAAAAGCCTGCTCATCGGCGAGGGCGCCACCCCCGACGAAGACCGCGCGATCCGCGCAAACCTCGTCGACGGCACCCACATCGACCGCGTAATCCACCTGCGCACCGAATATCTCGCCCCCGACGAACTGCTCATCGCCGCCAAGGTCGCCATCCGCCCCGACCTCACCATCAACAACCTCGCCACCGCCATCGACGCCGCCGAAGCCCGCGTCCGCGCCGCCGTCCCCACCGCAAACGTCATCTACCTCGAGCCCGACCTCTACCGCCCCAATCCCGAACCAGCCTGA
- a CDS encoding NAD(P)H-dependent flavin oxidoreductase, with amino-acid sequence MTSTGVESLGGLATAWSRGMGLRVPLVNAPMGGVAGGRFAAAVTAAGGLGMIGMGSAGSARALERELHHLRGVRGPFGIGLVDWVVAAEPELFELAMAAAPALISVSFGTDLSWVDRVRDAGIRTATQVYNVDEARRAEDAGIDVVVARGAEGGGHGAAEMATLPLLDAVIGAVSIPVLAAGGIASPASLAGILVAGASGAWLGTSLAACSESLLTDDARRALLAAEGTETIVTRAFDVGMELPWPARYSARVLRNEFADRWTGRERRLSGDRQAKQALATALAAADPKVVPVDAGEGVGLVTRVQPVGEAIEELCVGAARLLDDRKPR; translated from the coding sequence ATGACGTCGACTGGAGTGGAATCGCTCGGCGGGCTCGCCACTGCCTGGTCGAGGGGCATGGGACTGCGGGTGCCGTTGGTGAATGCCCCGATGGGCGGAGTCGCCGGTGGCCGGTTCGCCGCCGCGGTGACGGCCGCGGGCGGGTTGGGGATGATCGGCATGGGCAGCGCCGGGTCGGCGCGGGCATTGGAGCGGGAGCTCCATCATTTGCGGGGTGTGCGTGGTCCATTCGGGATCGGACTGGTGGATTGGGTGGTCGCTGCCGAACCGGAACTGTTCGAGCTCGCCATGGCCGCCGCCCCGGCGTTGATCTCGGTGAGCTTCGGAACCGACCTGTCCTGGGTGGATCGTGTGCGGGATGCCGGAATTCGCACGGCCACACAGGTATACAACGTCGATGAGGCTCGGCGGGCCGAGGACGCTGGCATCGATGTCGTCGTCGCTCGCGGCGCCGAGGGTGGTGGGCACGGCGCGGCGGAGATGGCGACCTTACCGTTGCTGGATGCGGTCATCGGTGCCGTGTCGATTCCGGTACTGGCCGCGGGCGGTATCGCGTCGCCGGCGAGCCTGGCCGGGATACTCGTCGCGGGTGCCAGTGGGGCGTGGCTCGGTACCAGTCTGGCCGCGTGTTCGGAATCGTTGCTGACCGATGACGCCCGCCGGGCTCTGCTCGCGGCCGAGGGGACCGAAACGATCGTGACGCGAGCCTTCGACGTCGGCATGGAGTTGCCGTGGCCGGCCAGGTACTCCGCCCGGGTGCTGCGCAATGAGTTCGCCGACCGATGGACCGGCCGGGAACGGCGGCTGTCCGGCGACCGGCAGGCGAAACAAGCCCTGGCCACCGCGCTGGCCGCGGCGGACCCGAAGGTTGTTCCGGTCGACGCCGGAGAAGGGGTAGGGCTGGTCACCCGGGTGCAACCGGTAGGGGAGGCGATCGAGGAGTTGTGTGTCGGTGCCGCACGATTGCTCGACGACCGGAAACCGCGCTGA